In Spirosoma aureum, a single genomic region encodes these proteins:
- the galB gene encoding beta-galactosidase GalB has protein sequence MRSICKYISLLLAVVASPIFAQNEPRTTADFNHNWKFFQGDEPTAKDPDFADADWRTLNLPHDWSIEGQFSEQHLSTTQEGALPTGIGWYRKAFLIPVSSKTKRVFIEFDGVYRNSEVWINGHRLGIRPYGYSSFRYELTGHLKFGSEKNNIAVRVDNAAQPNSRWYTGSGIYRNVRLVTTSKLAVAQWGTFVTTPTITNQKAQVLAQISIQNAPGRRSDGKPETVDVISTILDAAGNKVATQTSSSVRLTDTLTTIAQQFDLQNPILWSIEKPYLYKIVTRIYSQNHLEDSYETPLGVRNFKFDPATGFSLNGQPMKILGVCLHHDLGALGASVNRRAMQRQLELLKAMGCNAIRTAHNPPAPEFLDLCDEMGFIVMDEAFDMWKKKKTKQDYGLNWDAWHKTDLEDMVRRDRNHPSIFMWSIGNEIREQFDSTGITITKELAAIVKKLDSTRPVTSALTENIPEKNFIYRSGALDLLGFNYKHEAYSDFPKTFPNQSVIASETGSSLQTRGHYDMPSDSVRMWGKGGPAKFRDGNPDWTASAYDNEAAYWGSTHEQTWKVIRKYPHMAGLFIWTGFDYLGEPHPYPWPARSSYFGILDLAGFPKDVYYLYQSEWTDKPVLHLFPHWNWLQGKTVDVWAYYSQADEVELFLNDKSLGIRRKNGDDLHVMWRVSYEPGTLRIVSRKGSKSVLTRSVSTAGKPAKIQLIADRSTLKADGTDLSFVTVNVLDEQGNQVPDANHLITFSLTGPGTLAGVDNGYQASLEPFKANYRKAYNGKCLAIIQTTNKAGTISLKATAEGLQSAVVELISK, from the coding sequence ATGAGGAGTATATGTAAGTACATCAGCTTGCTGCTGGCAGTAGTAGCCTCGCCCATTTTCGCGCAAAATGAACCGCGAACAACAGCTGATTTTAACCACAACTGGAAATTCTTTCAGGGCGATGAACCGACGGCAAAAGACCCCGATTTTGCTGATGCCGACTGGCGAACACTCAATTTGCCGCACGACTGGAGCATTGAAGGGCAGTTTAGTGAACAGCACTTAAGTACAACCCAGGAGGGGGCCTTGCCTACCGGAATTGGCTGGTATCGCAAAGCATTCCTGATCCCGGTTTCATCAAAAACTAAACGTGTTTTTATTGAATTCGATGGTGTTTATCGAAACAGCGAAGTCTGGATCAACGGCCACCGGCTGGGTATTCGGCCGTATGGATATAGTTCGTTTCGGTATGAACTTACAGGGCATCTGAAGTTCGGGAGTGAAAAAAATAACATTGCCGTACGAGTCGATAATGCGGCCCAGCCCAATTCGCGCTGGTATACGGGATCGGGTATTTATCGGAATGTACGGTTAGTAACGACGTCAAAACTGGCGGTCGCCCAATGGGGCACTTTCGTGACGACACCCACTATAACGAACCAGAAAGCGCAGGTTTTAGCCCAGATAAGCATCCAGAATGCACCAGGTCGGCGCTCCGATGGCAAACCGGAAACAGTCGATGTGATCAGTACGATCCTGGATGCGGCTGGAAATAAAGTAGCCACGCAAACGTCATCGTCGGTCCGATTAACGGATACACTGACTACGATCGCTCAGCAATTCGATCTTCAGAACCCAATACTCTGGTCGATTGAAAAACCCTACCTCTATAAAATTGTAACCCGGATTTACAGCCAGAACCATCTGGAAGACAGCTATGAAACGCCACTGGGTGTCCGCAATTTTAAGTTCGATCCTGCCACTGGATTCTCGCTGAATGGGCAGCCGATGAAGATTCTCGGGGTTTGTCTGCACCACGATCTGGGTGCTTTAGGCGCTTCCGTCAACAGACGGGCCATGCAGCGTCAGCTTGAACTGCTGAAGGCCATGGGTTGTAACGCAATCCGTACGGCCCACAACCCGCCCGCTCCTGAATTTCTGGACTTGTGCGACGAGATGGGTTTCATCGTAATGGATGAAGCGTTCGACATGTGGAAAAAAAAGAAGACGAAGCAGGATTACGGCCTCAACTGGGATGCCTGGCACAAAACCGACCTTGAAGACATGGTTCGTCGCGACCGGAATCACCCGTCCATTTTTATGTGGAGCATCGGCAATGAAATTCGCGAACAGTTTGATTCAACGGGAATTACGATCACAAAAGAGTTAGCCGCTATCGTTAAAAAACTGGATTCAACACGGCCTGTTACCTCGGCACTCACCGAGAATATTCCGGAGAAAAACTTCATCTATCGGTCGGGTGCTCTGGATTTATTAGGGTTCAATTATAAACACGAAGCGTATTCCGATTTTCCCAAAACGTTCCCGAATCAGTCCGTGATTGCCTCCGAAACAGGCTCGTCACTGCAAACACGCGGGCATTATGACATGCCTTCTGACTCGGTGCGGATGTGGGGCAAAGGTGGGCCTGCCAAATTCAGGGATGGCAACCCCGACTGGACTGCTTCGGCCTATGACAATGAAGCCGCTTATTGGGGTTCAACGCACGAACAGACCTGGAAAGTTATCAGGAAATACCCGCATATGGCAGGGCTGTTTATCTGGACGGGTTTCGACTATCTTGGTGAACCCCATCCTTATCCGTGGCCTGCCCGAAGCTCTTATTTTGGCATTCTCGATCTGGCCGGTTTCCCGAAAGATGTGTATTATCTGTATCAGTCCGAGTGGACAGACAAGCCCGTGCTACATCTGTTCCCGCACTGGAACTGGCTCCAGGGAAAAACCGTCGATGTTTGGGCCTATTACAGCCAGGCCGATGAAGTTGAGCTGTTTCTGAACGATAAATCGCTGGGAATCCGCCGGAAAAACGGCGATGATCTGCACGTGATGTGGCGCGTCAGTTACGAACCCGGTACGCTCAGGATAGTATCCCGAAAGGGAAGTAAATCAGTACTTACCCGCTCCGTTTCGACGGCAGGTAAACCTGCTAAAATTCAACTGATCGCAGATAGAAGCACGCTAAAGGCAGATGGAACGGATCTGTCTTTTGTAACGGTAAATGTGCTGGATGAACAGGGAAATCAGGTACCCGACGCTAATCATCTGATCACGTTTAGTTTGACAGGCCCCGGAACGCTGGCCGGTGTTGATAATGGCTATCAGGCTAGCCTTGAGCCGTTTAAAGCCAATTACCGAAAGGCGTATAATGGAAAATGCCTGGCCATTATTCAGACCACAAACAAAGCCGGGACGATTAGCCTGAAAGCTACTGCTGAAGGGTTGCAAAGTGCTGTTGTTGAGTTGATTAGCAAATAA
- a CDS encoding family 78 glycoside hydrolase catalytic domain → MNTRYCYILFILLISATGFSQALTVTNLRCEYRSNPLGVKTAKPALSWQLVAQQRNALQKSYQILVADSPGALGQNKGNIWNSGRVNSDSSIQVSYQGKGLEPTKSYYWKIKVWDTKNNESPWSPVAFWQMGLLTKADWKGANWVGCEELPDSLVNTLPTDGKKDKVQGGNVLPLLRKSLTITKSVQQATLFISGLGQFDAHLNGQKIGDHFLDPGWTKYDKQAQYVTFDLTDKLKPGENVVGIMLGNGFYYVPPVKERYRKLKVMFGYPKMICRLAITYTDGSTDNIVSDASWKTAPSPITFSSIYGGENYNATREQPGWDNPHFTDKVWKNALVVDGPPVLTSQMQEPLKVFDTFSPISKKRLDSGDWVYDLGQNASGIISLTVTGKKGDTIRVYPAELLKADGSVNQKASGSPFYFEYVLKGGGVETWQPRFTYYGFRYLQLKGGMPQGEQNPAQKPQVIDLKGLHTRNAAAGAGQFSCSNELFNKASTLIDWGIKSNMASVFTDCPHREKLGWLEELHLMGGSVRYQYDVASLLKKVIQDMKDSQLDDQSADAGLVPEIAPEYVKFDWGGGIFRDSPEWGSSAIIVPWYLYQWYGEKEELANSYPMMQRYITYLGTKAKNHILAQGLGDWYDLGPKPPGVSQLTPMGVTGTAMYYYDLTILAKIARMLNKSDDALRYDKLAGEVKVAFNQVFFNQQTKQYATNSQTANAMALYMNLVEPQYREAVVENIVQDIRSRNNSLTAGDIGYRYLLRALEDAGRSDVIFDMNSRSDVPGYGYQLAKGATALTESWQALPSVSNNHFMLGHLLEWLYAGLAGIKQADTSIAFRNSLIYPQPVGDVTQAKASYTSPYGLISSDWKKIGTRFDLTVQIPANTSSEIYLPASKSSQITERGQSIGKNKAIKVLGFEKDRVRILVGSGTYRFTVQY, encoded by the coding sequence ATGAATACGAGATACTGTTACATTCTTTTCATTCTACTCATTTCGGCAACGGGATTTTCGCAGGCGCTGACGGTTACGAACCTGCGATGTGAATACCGTTCCAATCCACTGGGTGTAAAGACCGCGAAGCCCGCCTTGAGCTGGCAGCTGGTTGCTCAGCAGCGTAATGCGCTTCAGAAATCCTATCAGATTCTGGTTGCCGATTCGCCCGGAGCACTTGGTCAGAACAAAGGCAACATCTGGAATTCAGGCAGAGTTAATTCCGATTCCTCTATTCAGGTCAGCTATCAGGGTAAAGGGCTGGAGCCGACCAAATCCTATTACTGGAAAATAAAAGTCTGGGATACAAAAAATAACGAGTCGCCCTGGAGCCCGGTCGCCTTCTGGCAAATGGGTTTATTGACCAAAGCCGACTGGAAAGGTGCCAACTGGGTTGGCTGCGAAGAGCTGCCCGATTCATTGGTCAATACGCTGCCGACCGATGGAAAAAAAGATAAAGTGCAGGGTGGTAATGTGTTGCCATTACTTCGAAAGAGCCTGACGATCACAAAATCGGTGCAGCAGGCTACCCTGTTTATATCGGGCCTTGGTCAATTCGATGCCCATCTGAATGGGCAAAAAATAGGCGACCATTTTCTCGACCCCGGCTGGACCAAGTACGACAAACAGGCGCAATACGTCACCTTCGATTTGACGGATAAACTAAAGCCGGGTGAAAATGTCGTCGGCATAATGCTGGGTAATGGCTTTTATTACGTGCCACCCGTTAAGGAGCGATACCGTAAACTGAAAGTCATGTTTGGCTATCCGAAGATGATTTGCCGGTTAGCTATTACCTATACCGACGGCTCAACGGATAATATTGTCAGTGACGCATCCTGGAAAACGGCCCCTTCTCCAATTACGTTTTCGAGCATTTACGGGGGTGAAAATTACAACGCTACCCGCGAACAACCGGGTTGGGACAACCCACATTTTACGGACAAAGTCTGGAAAAATGCACTGGTTGTCGATGGTCCGCCCGTTTTAACGTCGCAAATGCAGGAGCCACTGAAGGTGTTTGATACGTTTTCGCCGATCAGCAAAAAACGACTCGATTCGGGCGATTGGGTGTATGATTTAGGGCAAAATGCGTCGGGGATAATTAGCCTGACTGTAACCGGAAAGAAGGGCGATACCATTCGGGTTTACCCGGCAGAATTGCTTAAGGCTGATGGATCGGTAAATCAGAAGGCATCCGGAAGTCCGTTTTATTTTGAATATGTTCTGAAGGGAGGTGGAGTCGAAACCTGGCAACCCCGGTTCACGTATTATGGTTTCCGCTATCTGCAGCTAAAAGGTGGGATGCCTCAGGGTGAACAAAATCCAGCCCAAAAGCCACAGGTCATTGACCTGAAGGGCCTTCACACGCGCAATGCGGCTGCAGGTGCTGGCCAGTTTTCGTGCTCGAATGAACTGTTCAATAAGGCGAGTACACTCATCGACTGGGGAATCAAAAGCAACATGGCGAGTGTGTTCACCGACTGTCCGCACCGCGAAAAGCTCGGATGGCTGGAAGAGTTGCACCTGATGGGTGGTTCTGTTCGCTACCAGTACGATGTAGCCAGTCTGCTCAAAAAAGTAATTCAGGATATGAAAGACTCGCAACTCGACGATCAATCTGCCGATGCGGGACTGGTTCCTGAGATTGCACCTGAATACGTGAAATTTGACTGGGGAGGAGGTATCTTTCGTGATTCGCCCGAGTGGGGGAGTAGTGCGATTATTGTGCCCTGGTATCTGTATCAATGGTATGGCGAGAAAGAGGAACTGGCCAATAGTTACCCCATGATGCAGCGTTATATTACTTATCTGGGGACAAAAGCAAAGAACCATATCCTGGCGCAGGGCCTGGGCGATTGGTATGATTTGGGGCCGAAACCGCCGGGCGTATCGCAGTTGACGCCGATGGGCGTTACGGGTACGGCAATGTATTACTATGACCTGACCATTTTGGCAAAAATTGCCCGGATGCTAAACAAGTCTGATGACGCCTTGCGTTACGATAAACTCGCTGGTGAAGTCAAAGTCGCTTTTAATCAGGTGTTTTTCAACCAGCAAACAAAGCAATACGCGACCAATAGCCAGACTGCCAATGCCATGGCGCTCTACATGAATTTGGTCGAACCGCAATACCGGGAAGCCGTTGTCGAGAACATCGTTCAGGATATTCGCAGCCGGAACAACAGCCTGACCGCCGGTGATATTGGGTATCGGTATCTGCTTCGGGCGTTGGAAGATGCAGGACGGTCGGATGTGATTTTTGATATGAATAGCCGCTCCGACGTGCCGGGTTATGGTTACCAACTGGCGAAAGGGGCGACGGCCCTGACTGAATCGTGGCAGGCGTTGCCATCGGTGTCGAACAACCATTTCATGCTGGGGCATTTGCTTGAGTGGCTTTATGCGGGTCTGGCGGGTATCAAGCAGGCCGACACGTCAATTGCGTTCCGGAACAGCCTCATTTACCCGCAACCCGTTGGCGATGTTACGCAGGCAAAAGCTTCTTACACTTCGCCCTACGGCCTGATTTCGAGTGATTGGAAAAAGATAGGAACCCGTTTTGACTTAACCGTTCAGATTCCCGCGAATACGTCGTCGGAGATCTACCTGCCTGCGTCGAAAAGCAGCCAGATTACCGAAAGAGGGCAGTCAATCGGTAAGAACAAAGCAATAAAAGTGCTTGGTTTTGAGAAGGATAGAGTCCGGATTCTGGTTGGCTCAGGAACATATCGATTTACGGTACAGTACTAG
- a CDS encoding sodium:solute symporter: MPNPTLSVLDYLIIGTVLFINLYFGLRYARKQQTTELYFAAKGRVPAWAIGMSLLATLISSVTFLGYPSEGYSSNWILLVQGLMVPIILLGTIWFIVPLYRKVIGLSTYEYFEKRFGRFARYYSSIAFVLRQFSSMGTVFFLLAVALTNMTGADTFYIIVIVGLIIITVNLLGGIEAVIWLDVFQGFMLFASGILCVTVIIFSVKGGLPEILDIASANGRTGFGPYDLDFTKLTFIVMVINGAFYAIQKYGTDQTVVQRYLTAKTDKAAIKASILGISLTVPVWALFMFIGTALFVYYKQQPLPPTLRPDAVFPYFIMTRFPTGVVGFILAAMISAAICSLSADLNSLAAVGLEDFYKKARPARTDKEYLTVSKLIVVFSGVIAILIGAIYLQAGNEGVLGIVFTLYAIFSGGIVGIFLLGIFSARANKEGVNIAIVVCILFTAYAFLTSTKIGYGDNKRLLLDMGIYNFTHHKLMLGVYSHLIVIGVGYIASLFFPKPVLDTNLLYSGWRNASRSSSKEETSTSRKFDAMGKL, translated from the coding sequence ATGCCAAACCCAACCCTGAGCGTACTCGATTACCTGATAATTGGTACGGTTTTATTCATCAACCTGTATTTTGGGTTGCGGTACGCCCGAAAACAGCAAACCACAGAATTATATTTTGCCGCTAAAGGTCGGGTACCTGCCTGGGCCATCGGCATGTCATTACTGGCGACACTAATCAGTAGCGTTACCTTTTTAGGGTATCCAAGTGAAGGGTATTCTTCGAACTGGATTTTGCTGGTACAGGGTTTAATGGTACCCATTATTTTGCTGGGAACGATCTGGTTTATCGTCCCGCTGTACCGCAAAGTAATTGGCCTGAGTACCTACGAATATTTTGAAAAACGCTTTGGCCGCTTTGCCCGCTATTATAGCTCAATCGCGTTCGTTCTCCGGCAATTTTCGTCCATGGGAACTGTCTTTTTCCTGCTGGCGGTGGCATTGACCAACATGACGGGCGCTGATACCTTCTACATCATTGTTATCGTTGGACTGATCATCATCACGGTCAACCTGTTAGGGGGTATTGAAGCTGTTATCTGGTTAGATGTTTTTCAGGGATTCATGCTGTTTGCCAGTGGCATTCTCTGCGTTACGGTCATCATTTTTTCGGTTAAGGGTGGTCTGCCGGAGATCCTGGACATTGCTTCTGCCAATGGTCGAACCGGATTTGGCCCATATGACCTGGATTTTACCAAACTTACGTTCATTGTGATGGTCATCAATGGGGCATTCTACGCCATTCAGAAATATGGTACCGACCAGACCGTTGTGCAGCGTTATCTGACCGCCAAAACAGATAAAGCAGCTATCAAAGCCTCAATTCTGGGCATCTCGCTAACGGTGCCGGTATGGGCACTATTCATGTTTATTGGTACGGCCCTGTTTGTCTACTACAAACAACAGCCTTTACCGCCAACACTACGGCCGGATGCGGTTTTCCCGTATTTCATCATGACCCGATTCCCAACGGGCGTTGTTGGATTCATTCTGGCAGCCATGATCTCGGCGGCTATCTGTAGCCTGAGCGCCGATCTGAACTCGCTGGCTGCTGTGGGTTTAGAAGATTTCTACAAAAAAGCGCGCCCGGCAAGAACCGATAAAGAATACCTGACCGTCAGTAAACTGATTGTTGTTTTTTCAGGTGTTATTGCCATCCTGATTGGAGCCATCTACCTCCAGGCAGGAAATGAAGGGGTTTTAGGAATCGTATTCACTTTATACGCCATTTTTTCGGGTGGGATTGTCGGAATTTTTCTGTTGGGTATTTTCAGTGCCCGAGCCAATAAAGAAGGGGTAAATATTGCCATTGTAGTCTGTATTCTGTTTACGGCCTATGCGTTTCTGACGTCTACCAAAATCGGGTACGGCGATAACAAAAGGCTGCTGCTGGACATGGGCATCTACAATTTCACCCACCACAAGCTGATGCTTGGCGTGTATAGCCACCTGATCGTTATTGGCGTCGGCTACATAGCCAGCCTGTTCTTCCCAAAACCGGTGCTGGATACCAATCTGTTGTACAGCGGGTGGCGAAATGCATCCAGATCATCGTCCAAAGAGGAAACATCCACTTCCCGGAAATTCGATGCAATGGGGAAATTATAA
- a CDS encoding glycoside hydrolase family protein translates to MISPIVRIVFFCLLVSPLFAQSVRVSDARMNQIYEEVKTPFKYGLVITPADNSQKLDCPTVFRKGKKWYMTYIMYGGRGYETWLANSNDLLHWETQGRIMSFSDTTQWDGNQKAGYNALQDFQWGGGYELKKYQNKYWMSYIGGAARGYEAGDLSIGIAFSAQNPTNVHEWQRKATPVLTAGDADTRWWENRKLFKSSVIHDPKKLTGHPFVMYYNANGDTTGVNKTRWFERIGMAVSDDMLNWKRFGKEPILQHPVGITGDAVVQKIGDTWVMFYFGAFWQDRKGAFNRFAASTDLVNWTDWTGENLIEPSEPYDELYAHKSFVVKHKGVVYHFYCAVNKQDQRGIAVATSVDLGKSKKNFVAISKKQ, encoded by the coding sequence ATGATTTCCCCGATCGTTCGAATTGTATTCTTTTGTCTTCTGGTTTCACCCCTCTTTGCTCAATCCGTCCGTGTTTCTGACGCACGGATGAATCAGATTTATGAGGAAGTGAAAACGCCTTTTAAGTATGGTCTGGTCATAACGCCGGCTGATAACTCGCAGAAGCTGGACTGCCCGACCGTGTTTCGGAAAGGCAAAAAATGGTACATGACCTACATCATGTATGGTGGCCGGGGCTACGAAACCTGGCTGGCCAATAGCAATGATTTGTTGCACTGGGAAACGCAGGGTCGCATTATGTCCTTCTCTGATACAACACAGTGGGATGGCAATCAGAAAGCGGGCTATAATGCTTTGCAGGATTTTCAGTGGGGTGGGGGTTATGAACTGAAAAAATATCAGAATAAGTACTGGATGTCGTATATCGGCGGGGCTGCTCGTGGCTACGAAGCCGGTGATCTATCGATTGGCATTGCTTTTTCGGCACAGAACCCCACGAACGTGCACGAATGGCAACGTAAAGCAACGCCCGTGCTAACGGCCGGAGACGCCGATACCCGATGGTGGGAAAATCGAAAGCTTTTTAAAAGCTCGGTCATCCACGACCCGAAAAAATTAACCGGTCATCCGTTTGTGATGTACTACAATGCCAATGGCGATACGACGGGCGTGAATAAGACACGTTGGTTCGAGCGGATTGGCATGGCGGTGTCAGACGATATGCTGAACTGGAAGCGCTTTGGAAAAGAGCCGATTCTGCAACATCCGGTTGGCATTACGGGCGACGCCGTGGTTCAGAAAATAGGCGACACCTGGGTGATGTTCTATTTTGGTGCTTTCTGGCAGGATCGAAAAGGGGCCTTCAATCGATTTGCCGCATCGACCGATCTGGTCAACTGGACCGACTGGACAGGCGAAAACCTGATCGAACCATCGGAGCCATACGATGAACTGTATGCGCATAAATCATTCGTTGTCAAGCATAAAGGAGTCGTTTACCACTTCTATTGCGCCGTTAATAAGCAGGATCAACGGGGGATTGCGGTGGCTACGTCGGTCGATTTAGGAAAAAGTAAGAAGAATTTTGTCGCCATCAGCAAGAAGCAATGA